A genomic window from Motilibacter aurantiacus includes:
- a CDS encoding BMP family lipoprotein, which translates to MRRGIRAAAVLAAATLALAACGSDDEESPAASPSNGASKPAAAVELKIGMAYDVGGRGDQSFNDAAAAGLDKAKAELGAESQEVEAVTGEAESAREERLTQLAEGGYNPVIAVGFVYATSLAKVAPQFPDTHFAIIDSTDATGENIANLVFAEEQGSFLVGAAAALKSESGNIGFVGGVNTPLINKFEAGYRAGAEAAKPGIKVQSQYLTQPPDFSGFGDPAKGKTAAQGMFDAGADVVYQAAGGSGGGVFEAAKAAGGKAVGVDSDQALTADASVRDVILTSMLKKVDVAVYDFLQSVAQDQFTAGTVSFDLAQGGVDYSTTGNQVDDIKAQLDEYKQQIIDGEITVPTTLS; encoded by the coding sequence GTGCGTCGGGGTATTCGGGCAGCGGCGGTCCTTGCGGCCGCGACGCTCGCGCTCGCCGCTTGCGGCAGCGACGACGAGGAGAGCCCGGCGGCCAGCCCGTCGAACGGGGCCAGCAAGCCCGCCGCGGCTGTCGAGCTCAAGATCGGCATGGCGTACGACGTGGGCGGCCGCGGCGACCAGTCCTTCAACGACGCGGCGGCGGCCGGCCTGGACAAGGCCAAGGCCGAGCTGGGAGCGGAGTCCCAGGAGGTCGAGGCGGTCACCGGCGAGGCCGAGTCCGCCCGCGAGGAGCGGCTGACCCAGCTGGCGGAGGGCGGCTACAACCCCGTCATCGCGGTCGGCTTCGTCTACGCCACCTCGCTCGCCAAGGTCGCGCCGCAGTTCCCGGACACGCACTTCGCGATCATCGACAGCACGGACGCGACCGGCGAGAACATCGCCAACCTCGTCTTCGCGGAGGAGCAGGGCTCCTTCCTGGTCGGCGCCGCGGCCGCGCTCAAGAGCGAGTCGGGCAACATCGGCTTCGTCGGCGGCGTCAACACCCCGCTGATCAACAAGTTCGAGGCCGGCTACCGCGCCGGTGCCGAGGCCGCGAAGCCCGGCATCAAGGTGCAGTCGCAGTACCTCACCCAGCCGCCGGACTTCAGCGGCTTCGGTGACCCGGCCAAGGGCAAGACCGCCGCGCAGGGCATGTTCGACGCGGGCGCCGACGTCGTCTACCAGGCGGCCGGTGGCTCCGGCGGCGGCGTCTTCGAGGCGGCGAAGGCCGCGGGCGGCAAGGCCGTCGGCGTCGACTCCGACCAGGCGCTCACCGCGGACGCGTCGGTGCGCGACGTCATCCTGACCTCGATGCTCAAGAAGGTCGACGTCGCGGTCTACGACTTCCTCCAGTCGGTCGCCCAGGACCAGTTCACGGCCGGCACGGTCTCCTTCGACCTGGCGCAGGGCGGCGTGGACTACTCCACGACCGGCAACCAGGTCGACGACATCAAGGCCCAGCTCGACGAGTACAAGCAGCAGATCATCGACGGCGAGATCACGGTCCCGACGACGCTCTCCTGA
- a CDS encoding amidohydrolase: protein MDFGGGRPGAAARASTAPGIPVALEQLRARVRELEPELVALRRDIHMHPELGRAEIRTTRLIRERLEAAGLAPYLLPGGTGLWCDIGDGDRAVALRADIDALPVTDLKDVPYRSQTPGLAHACGHDVHTAAVLGAGLALATLPAARRLPGRVRLVFQPAEERLPGGSLDVIDAGGLKDVDEIFALHCDPRIEVGRVGVRPGPITGACDRLKVILRGPGGHTARPHLTADLVHALAKLVTELPAALARRVDPRAGLSLVWGRVDAGSAPNAIPQYGEAEGTLRCLDTDTWREVHDLVHDLVQTVAAPYGVSAEVVYSRGVPPVDNEEACAEVLAAATLAAEGEGTVVPTPQSLGGEDFAWYLEHVPGALARLGTATPGDLVQRDLHQGAFDVDERAIGVGARVLAATALLALVRTSGSEDI from the coding sequence ATGGACTTCGGAGGCGGACGACCCGGCGCGGCGGCCCGCGCCTCGACCGCCCCGGGCATCCCGGTCGCGCTGGAGCAGCTGCGGGCGCGGGTGCGCGAGCTCGAGCCCGAGCTGGTGGCCCTGCGCCGCGACATCCACATGCACCCCGAGCTGGGACGGGCCGAGATCCGCACCACCCGGCTGATCCGTGAGCGGCTCGAGGCGGCCGGGCTGGCGCCGTACCTCCTGCCCGGGGGGACCGGGCTCTGGTGCGACATCGGCGACGGGGACCGCGCGGTGGCGCTGCGCGCCGACATCGACGCCCTCCCCGTGACCGACCTCAAGGACGTCCCCTACCGCTCGCAGACCCCCGGCCTGGCGCACGCCTGCGGTCACGACGTGCACACCGCCGCGGTGCTGGGCGCCGGGCTCGCGCTCGCCACGCTGCCGGCGGCCCGCCGGCTGCCGGGGCGCGTGCGCCTGGTGTTCCAGCCCGCCGAGGAGCGGCTGCCCGGCGGCTCGCTGGACGTCATCGACGCCGGCGGGCTCAAGGACGTGGACGAGATCTTCGCCCTGCACTGCGACCCGCGCATCGAGGTCGGGCGCGTGGGCGTGCGCCCAGGCCCCATCACCGGGGCCTGCGACCGGCTCAAGGTGATCCTGCGCGGCCCGGGCGGCCACACCGCCCGCCCGCACCTGACGGCCGACCTGGTCCACGCGCTCGCCAAGCTCGTCACCGAGCTGCCCGCGGCGCTCGCCCGCCGGGTCGACCCGCGGGCCGGGCTGAGCCTGGTCTGGGGCCGCGTGGACGCCGGGTCGGCCCCGAACGCGATCCCCCAGTACGGCGAGGCCGAGGGCACCCTGCGCTGCCTGGACACCGACACCTGGCGCGAGGTCCACGACCTCGTCCATGACCTGGTGCAGACGGTCGCCGCGCCGTACGGCGTCTCCGCCGAGGTCGTCTACTCGCGGGGCGTGCCGCCGGTCGACAACGAGGAGGCGTGCGCCGAGGTCCTCGCCGCGGCCACGCTGGCCGCGGAGGGGGAGGGCACCGTCGTCCCCACGCCGCAGAGCCTGGGCGGGGAGGACTTCGCGTGGTATCTCGAGCACGTCCCCGGCGCGCTCGCGCGGCTCGGCACCGCCACCCCCGGCGACCTCGTCCAGCGCGACCTGCACCAGGGCGCGTTCGACGTCGACGAGCGGGCCATCGGCGTGGGCGCCCGCGTGCTCGCGGCCACGGCGCTGCTCGCCCTGGTGCGCACGTCCGGCAGCGAGGACATCTGA
- the sdhC gene encoding succinate dehydrogenase, cytochrome b556 subunit, protein MPKAPAGTLYRGREGMWSWVAHRVTGVLIFFFLFCHVLDTALVRVDPDAYNRVIDTYKNPVVNLMEVGLVGAVLFHAFNGFRVVLIDFWKHGPRYQRQMLWAVLAVWFVLMAGFLYPMTEHTWAVLFGSEG, encoded by the coding sequence TTGCCCAAGGCACCGGCCGGCACGCTCTACCGCGGCCGAGAAGGCATGTGGTCGTGGGTCGCGCATCGCGTGACCGGCGTTCTGATCTTCTTCTTCCTCTTCTGCCACGTGCTCGACACAGCGCTCGTGCGCGTCGACCCCGACGCCTACAACCGCGTGATCGACACGTACAAGAACCCCGTCGTCAACCTCATGGAGGTCGGGCTGGTGGGGGCGGTCCTCTTCCACGCCTTCAACGGCTTCCGTGTCGTCCTGATCGACTTCTGGAAGCACGGCCCGCGCTACCAGCGCCAGATGCTCTGGGCAGTGCTCGCCGTGTGGTTCGTGCTCATGGCGGGGTTCCTCTACCCCATGACCGAGCACACCTGGGCCGTTCTCTTCGGGTCGGAGGGCTGA
- a CDS encoding succinate dehydrogenase hydrophobic membrane anchor subunit, with amino-acid sequence MATDAPITAPSELVATGDPGRAASDARFEAPRSRAPKVRDPRRPDRRTNFELYAWLFMRLSGLLLIVLVLGHLFIQMVVDGGVQKINFSFVAGRWSSPFWQTWDLTMLWLAQVHGTLGLRTIINDYAERTITRVWLKALLYASSVFTLLLGTLVIFTFDPNI; translated from the coding sequence ATGGCGACCGACGCCCCCATCACTGCACCGTCCGAGCTGGTTGCGACCGGGGACCCGGGCCGGGCGGCGTCCGACGCCCGCTTCGAGGCCCCGCGCAGCCGCGCCCCCAAGGTGCGCGACCCGCGCCGACCGGACCGGCGGACCAACTTCGAGCTCTACGCCTGGCTGTTCATGCGGCTGTCGGGCCTGCTGCTCATCGTGCTCGTCCTCGGCCACCTGTTCATCCAGATGGTCGTCGACGGCGGCGTACAGAAGATCAACTTCTCGTTCGTCGCCGGCCGCTGGTCGAGCCCGTTCTGGCAGACCTGGGACCTGACCATGCTCTGGCTCGCCCAGGTGCACGGCACGCTCGGCCTGCGGACGATCATCAACGACTACGCCGAGCGGACGATCACCCGCGTGTGGCTCAAGGCGCTGCTCTACGCGTCCTCGGTCTTCACGCTGCTCCTCGGCACCCTCGTCATCTTCACCTTCGACCCGAACATCTGA
- the sdhA gene encoding succinate dehydrogenase flavoprotein subunit, producing MRAALESGQRARTAVLTKLYPTRSHTGAAQGGMCAALANVEEDNWEWHTFDTVKGGDYLVDQDAAEVMCKEAIDAVLDLEKMGLPFNRTPEGRIDQRRFGGHTRNHGEAAVRRSCFAADRTGHMILQTLYQQCVKHEVEFFNEFYVLDLLMNDGAVAGVVAYELATGELHVFQAKSVIFATGGFGKVFKTTSNAHTLTGDGMGIVWRKGLPLEDMEFFQFHPTGLAGLGILLSEAARGEGGILRNADGERFMERYAPTIKDLAPRDMVARAIHTEIREGRGCGPNKDYVHLDLTHLPPEVIDAKLPDITEFARTYLGVEPYTEPVPIVPTAHYAMGGIPTDVDARVLRDDIHHVPGLYAAGEAACVSVHGANRLGTNSLLDINVFGRRAGIAAAEYAKTAKHVDLPANPAGYVTDLLATVYSSTGGERVAAIRSELQQTMDMNAQVYRTETTLKQAESDIQALKDRYARVAIQDKGRRFNTDLLEAVELGFLLDLAEVLVVSARARNESRGGHFREDYPTRDDVNFMRHTMAYREVDAEGNVEIELHYKPVVQTRYQPMERKY from the coding sequence ATGCGGGCGGCCCTCGAGTCGGGCCAGCGCGCGCGTACCGCCGTCCTGACCAAGCTCTACCCCACGCGGTCCCACACCGGCGCGGCCCAGGGCGGCATGTGCGCCGCCCTGGCCAACGTCGAGGAGGACAACTGGGAGTGGCACACCTTCGACACCGTCAAGGGCGGCGACTACCTCGTCGACCAGGACGCCGCCGAGGTGATGTGCAAGGAGGCGATCGACGCCGTCCTCGACCTGGAGAAGATGGGGCTGCCGTTCAACCGCACCCCCGAGGGCCGCATCGACCAGCGCCGGTTCGGCGGGCACACCCGCAACCACGGCGAGGCAGCCGTCCGCCGCTCCTGCTTCGCGGCCGACCGCACCGGCCACATGATCCTGCAGACGCTCTACCAGCAGTGCGTGAAGCACGAAGTCGAGTTCTTCAACGAGTTCTACGTGCTCGACCTGCTGATGAACGACGGGGCGGTGGCCGGCGTCGTCGCCTACGAGCTGGCGACCGGCGAGCTGCACGTCTTCCAGGCCAAGTCGGTCATCTTCGCGACCGGCGGCTTCGGCAAGGTCTTCAAGACGACGTCGAACGCGCACACCCTGACCGGTGACGGCATGGGCATCGTCTGGCGCAAGGGGCTGCCGCTGGAGGACATGGAGTTCTTCCAGTTCCACCCGACGGGCCTGGCCGGCCTGGGCATCCTGCTGTCGGAGGCCGCCCGTGGCGAGGGCGGCATCCTGCGCAACGCCGACGGCGAGCGCTTCATGGAGCGCTACGCGCCGACGATCAAGGACCTCGCGCCGCGTGACATGGTCGCCCGGGCGATCCATACCGAGATCCGCGAGGGACGTGGCTGCGGCCCGAACAAGGACTACGTCCACCTCGACCTCACGCACCTGCCCCCCGAGGTCATCGACGCCAAGCTCCCGGACATCACCGAGTTCGCCCGCACGTACCTCGGCGTCGAGCCCTACACCGAGCCGGTCCCGATCGTGCCCACGGCGCACTACGCCATGGGCGGCATCCCGACCGATGTCGACGCCCGCGTGCTGCGCGACGACATCCACCACGTCCCCGGCCTGTACGCCGCGGGCGAGGCGGCCTGCGTCTCGGTGCACGGTGCGAACCGGCTCGGCACGAACTCGCTGCTGGACATCAACGTGTTCGGCCGGCGCGCGGGCATCGCTGCGGCGGAGTACGCCAAGACGGCCAAGCACGTCGACCTTCCGGCGAACCCGGCCGGCTACGTCACGGACCTGCTCGCGACGGTCTACTCGAGCACGGGCGGGGAGCGGGTCGCCGCGATCCGCTCGGAGCTGCAGCAGACGATGGACATGAACGCGCAGGTCTACCGGACCGAGACGACGCTCAAGCAGGCCGAGTCCGACATCCAGGCGCTCAAGGACCGCTACGCGCGCGTCGCGATCCAGGACAAGGGCCGCCGGTTCAACACCGACCTGCTCGAGGCCGTCGAGCTCGGCTTCCTGCTCGACCTCGCCGAGGTGCTGGTCGTCTCGGCGCGGGCGCGCAACGAGTCCCGGGGCGGGCACTTCCGCGAGGACTACCCGACCCGCGACGACGTCAACTTCATGCGTCACACGATGGCCTATCGGGAGGTCGACGCCGAGGGCAACGTCGAGATCGAGCTGCACTACAAGCCGGTCGTGCAGACGCGGTACCAGCCGATGGAGCGCAAGTACTAG
- a CDS encoding succinate dehydrogenase iron-sulfur subunit codes for MEITLKIRRFDPEQDSEPHWEAYGVTVLPTDRVLDALHKVKWEVDGSLTFRRSCAHGVCGSDAMRINGRNRLACKTLIKDVSPDKPITVEAIKGLPLQKDLVVDMEPFFDAYRDVMPFLITRGNEPTRERLQSAKDRERFDDTTKCILCAACTTSCPVYWVDGQYFGPAAIVNAHRFIFDSRDEGAQQRLEILNEREGVWRCRTTFNCTEACPRGIEITKAIQEVKRALLTRAV; via the coding sequence GTGGAGATCACACTCAAGATCCGCCGCTTCGACCCGGAGCAGGACTCCGAGCCGCACTGGGAGGCGTACGGCGTCACCGTGCTCCCGACCGACCGCGTGCTCGACGCCCTGCACAAGGTCAAGTGGGAGGTCGACGGCTCGCTGACCTTCCGCCGGTCGTGCGCGCACGGCGTCTGCGGCTCGGACGCCATGCGCATCAACGGCCGCAACCGGCTCGCCTGCAAGACGCTCATCAAGGACGTCAGCCCGGACAAGCCGATCACCGTCGAGGCCATCAAGGGGCTGCCGCTCCAGAAGGACCTCGTGGTCGACATGGAGCCGTTCTTCGACGCCTATCGCGACGTGATGCCCTTCCTCATCACCCGCGGCAACGAGCCGACGCGCGAGCGGCTGCAGTCGGCGAAGGACCGTGAGCGATTCGACGACACCACCAAGTGCATCCTGTGCGCCGCGTGCACGACCTCGTGCCCGGTCTACTGGGTGGACGGGCAGTACTTCGGCCCGGCGGCGATCGTCAACGCCCACCGGTTCATCTTCGACAGCCGTGACGAGGGCGCCCAGCAGCGGCTGGAGATCCTCAACGAGCGCGAGGGCGTCTGGCGCTGCCGGACGACCTTCAACTGCACCGAGGCCTGCCCGCGGGGCATCGAGATCACCAAGGCGATCCAAGAGGTCAAGCGGGCGCTGCTGACCCGCGCGGTCTGA
- a CDS encoding fibronectin type III domain-containing protein has protein sequence MLSRPRFLRTCRAAVLALATLAAGGLTATPASAGPVDCSADCITSLQTSQTRGTWFTLSTKTTVPTRISLKISQYLNDVDSKPALQYTPGSPSTSHFDPVRNLVPGTGYWFKVFATDQQGRSHAELGYVTTKTRIVTVKIDKITVLDDSDASGNGEISVHLKAGDAESPNYYHDHSVGSGGVLNPLWTREIEAPTSTKAYVELFDDDDDCWLGCGPSTNHLIPQYDTGTAWYGQWGTATYTIPAPKDSDPAFDAWPFTISSPGNSPVKFLVDGRLSISYVD, from the coding sequence ATGCTCTCCCGACCCCGCTTCCTGCGCACCTGCCGCGCCGCCGTGCTGGCCCTGGCGACCCTCGCCGCCGGCGGCCTGACCGCCACCCCGGCGAGCGCCGGGCCGGTGGACTGCAGCGCCGACTGCATCACGTCCTTGCAGACGAGCCAGACCCGCGGCACCTGGTTCACCCTGTCCACGAAGACCACGGTCCCCACGAGGATCTCGCTGAAGATCAGCCAGTACCTCAACGACGTGGACTCCAAGCCCGCCCTGCAGTACACGCCCGGCTCGCCGTCCACCTCCCACTTCGACCCGGTGCGCAACCTCGTCCCCGGCACGGGCTACTGGTTCAAGGTCTTCGCGACCGACCAGCAGGGGCGCTCCCACGCCGAGCTCGGCTACGTCACGACGAAGACCCGCATCGTCACGGTGAAGATCGACAAGATCACCGTCCTGGACGACAGCGACGCCTCCGGCAACGGCGAGATCTCCGTCCACCTCAAGGCCGGGGACGCCGAGAGCCCGAACTACTACCACGACCACAGCGTCGGCTCCGGCGGCGTGCTCAACCCGCTCTGGACGCGCGAGATCGAGGCGCCCACGTCGACGAAGGCGTACGTCGAGCTGTTCGACGACGACGACGACTGCTGGCTCGGCTGCGGGCCGAGCACCAACCACCTCATCCCGCAGTACGACACCGGCACGGCGTGGTACGGGCAGTGGGGAACGGCGACGTACACGATCCCCGCGCCCAAGGACTCGGACCCGGCGTTCGACGCCTGGCCCTTCACCATCTCCTCGCCGGGCAACAGCCCGGTCAAGTTCCTCGTGGACGGGCGGCTGAGCATCAGCTACGTCGACTGA
- a CDS encoding zinc-binding dehydrogenase, whose product MTGAAGALGGYVMQLAKVEGLHVVADAKPEDEELARALGADEVVPRAGDPAAAFREAVPDGLDAVVDTALLHERVIGAVRDGGGLVTVRGWKGPGERGITVHPVMVADYLRERAKLAELAALVEQRRLTARVAATYPVEQVAEAHHRLEAGGVRGRLVLTF is encoded by the coding sequence GTGACGGGCGCGGCGGGCGCCCTCGGCGGGTACGTGATGCAGCTGGCGAAGGTCGAAGGGCTGCACGTGGTGGCCGACGCGAAGCCGGAGGACGAGGAGCTCGCCCGGGCGCTCGGAGCCGACGAGGTGGTGCCGCGGGCCGGCGACCCGGCCGCAGCGTTCCGCGAGGCCGTGCCGGACGGGCTCGACGCGGTCGTGGACACGGCGTTGCTGCACGAGCGGGTGATCGGCGCCGTACGCGACGGCGGCGGCCTGGTGACCGTCCGCGGCTGGAAGGGGCCGGGCGAGCGGGGCATCACCGTGCACCCGGTGATGGTGGCGGACTACCTGCGCGAACGGGCGAAGCTCGCCGAGCTGGCGGCGCTCGTCGAGCAGCGCCGGCTGACAGCGCGCGTCGCCGCGACGTACCCGGTCGAGCAGGTCGCCGAGGCGCACCACCGGCTGGAGGCCGGGGGAGTGCGCGGCCGGCTGGTGCTCACGTTCTGA
- a CDS encoding quinone oxidoreductase family protein has protein sequence MGISRPGGPEVLEIVDLPVPQPGPGEVRIRVSAATVNPTDVGLRELGAGLPTPWVPGMELAGLVDEVGDGVRLALGTPVMAVVSPRRPQGGAQAELVVVPEESAVPVPAGLSDVEAATVPMNGLTARLALDRLHCPPARRSG, from the coding sequence GTGGGGATCAGCCGTCCGGGCGGCCCGGAGGTGCTGGAGATCGTCGACCTGCCCGTCCCGCAGCCCGGGCCGGGGGAGGTGCGCATCCGGGTGAGTGCCGCCACGGTCAACCCGACCGACGTGGGGTTGCGCGAGCTGGGCGCGGGCCTGCCGACCCCCTGGGTACCGGGCATGGAGCTGGCGGGCCTCGTCGACGAGGTGGGCGACGGCGTCCGGCTCGCGCTGGGCACTCCGGTGATGGCGGTCGTGAGCCCGCGCCGGCCGCAGGGCGGGGCACAGGCCGAGCTCGTCGTCGTGCCGGAGGAGTCGGCCGTCCCGGTGCCGGCCGGCCTCTCCGACGTCGAGGCGGCGACGGTGCCGATGAACGGGCTCACCGCGCGGCTGGCGCTCGACCGGCTGCACTGCCCGCCGGCACGGCGCTCGGGGTGA
- a CDS encoding aldo/keto reductase, with translation MELRTLGRTGVKVSPLCLGAMMFGEWGNPDHEESVRVIRHALDSGINFVDTADVYSRGESEQIVGKALAGRRDSVVLATKAHAPMGDDPNQQGNSRRWITQEVDNSLRRLGTDWIDLYQIHRPSPDTDIDETLGVLTDLVRAGKIRYFGCSTFPAHEIVEAHWVSERRGRERFVTEQPPYSLLVRGIERDVLPVAQKHGMGVIPWSPLAGGWLTGRYRKGQEIPQSGRAQRMPARYDMSLPDNQRKLEAADALAVLAQESGLSLIHLALAFVAQHPAVTAPIIGPRTMEQLQSQLGAADVKLTSDVLDRIDEIVPPGTSFSPADAGYQPPALTDAALRRR, from the coding sequence ATGGAGCTGCGAACCCTGGGACGCACCGGTGTGAAGGTCAGCCCGCTCTGCCTCGGCGCGATGATGTTCGGTGAGTGGGGCAACCCCGACCACGAGGAGTCGGTCCGGGTCATCCGGCACGCCCTCGACTCCGGCATCAACTTCGTCGACACGGCCGACGTCTACTCCCGCGGCGAGTCCGAGCAGATCGTCGGCAAGGCCCTCGCCGGCCGCCGCGACTCGGTCGTGCTCGCCACCAAGGCGCACGCGCCGATGGGCGACGACCCGAACCAGCAGGGCAACTCCCGGCGTTGGATCACCCAGGAGGTGGACAACAGCCTCCGGCGGCTCGGGACCGACTGGATCGACCTCTACCAGATCCACCGGCCGAGCCCCGACACCGACATCGACGAGACCCTCGGCGTGCTGACGGACCTCGTGCGCGCCGGCAAGATCCGCTACTTCGGCTGCAGCACATTTCCTGCACACGAGATCGTGGAAGCGCACTGGGTGAGTGAGCGGCGCGGCCGCGAGCGGTTCGTCACGGAGCAGCCGCCGTACTCGCTGCTCGTGCGGGGCATCGAGCGCGACGTGCTGCCGGTGGCCCAGAAGCACGGCATGGGCGTCATCCCGTGGAGCCCGCTCGCCGGTGGCTGGCTGACCGGGAGGTACCGCAAGGGGCAGGAGATCCCGCAGAGCGGCCGCGCCCAGCGGATGCCGGCCCGCTACGACATGTCGCTGCCGGACAACCAGCGCAAGCTGGAGGCGGCCGACGCCCTCGCCGTGCTGGCGCAGGAGTCCGGGCTCTCGCTCATCCACCTGGCCCTCGCGTTCGTCGCGCAGCACCCGGCGGTCACGGCGCCCATCATCGGGCCGCGGACGATGGAGCAGCTGCAGTCCCAGCTGGGCGCCGCCGACGTGAAGCTGACGTCGGACGTCCTGGACCGCATCGACGAGATCGTGCCGCCCGGCACGAGCTTCTCCCCGGCCGACGCCGGCTACCAGCCCCCGGCCCTGACTGACGCCGCCCTCCGCCGGCGATGA
- a CDS encoding HAD family hydrolase, producing MAVAAGEGVVFDMDGVLIESEELWDETRRGLAADAGRPWPPEATRAQQGMSTPEWSRYLVETVGIPGAPEEIARTVIDRLAAEYERELPLLPGAVQAVARLAERWPLGLASSSPRRLIDAVLHSAGLTGHFRVTLSTEEVAAGKPDPVVYRTVAERLGMPPGRLVAVEDSSNGLRAASAAGMVVVAVPHAAFPPAEDALALADVTLDRLAGLTPELVAKLLAGN from the coding sequence ATGGCGGTGGCAGCGGGCGAGGGCGTCGTCTTCGACATGGACGGGGTGCTCATCGAGTCCGAGGAGCTGTGGGACGAGACCCGGCGGGGCCTCGCCGCCGACGCCGGCCGGCCGTGGCCGCCGGAGGCGACCCGGGCGCAGCAGGGGATGAGCACGCCGGAGTGGTCGCGCTACCTCGTCGAGACCGTGGGCATCCCGGGGGCACCGGAGGAGATCGCCCGCACGGTCATCGACCGGCTGGCCGCGGAGTACGAGCGCGAGCTCCCGCTGCTGCCGGGGGCGGTGCAGGCCGTGGCACGGCTGGCCGAGCGGTGGCCGCTGGGGCTCGCGTCCTCGTCGCCGCGCCGGCTCATCGACGCCGTGCTGCACTCGGCCGGGCTGACCGGGCACTTCCGGGTCACCCTGTCGACGGAGGAGGTCGCCGCGGGCAAGCCGGACCCGGTGGTCTACCGCACCGTGGCCGAGCGGCTCGGCATGCCGCCCGGGCGGCTCGTCGCCGTCGAGGACTCCAGCAACGGCCTGCGCGCGGCGTCCGCGGCCGGGATGGTCGTCGTCGCCGTCCCGCACGCGGCGTTCCCGCCGGCCGAGGACGCGCTCGCGCTCGCGGACGTCACGCTCGACCGGCTGGCCGGCCTCACACCCGAGCTGGTCGCGAAATTGCTCGCGGGCAACTGA
- a CDS encoding type II toxin-antitoxin system PemK/MazF family toxin, producing MATSRYALLGRLLDRLVARPSRARPAPRAARGAGARTPPTTVPARRHAGRTVSYSPRLDGRADPGEVVWAWVAYEDDPRQGKDRPVLVVGRQGATVLGLMLSSQHDRDGQRHWLALGPGTWDREGRPSWVRLDRVLAIDERSIRREGAVLDRRRFDAVAGELRTGYGWR from the coding sequence ATGGCAACGTCCCGCTACGCCCTGCTCGGCCGGTTGCTCGACCGGCTCGTCGCGCGCCCGAGCCGCGCCCGTCCGGCACCTCGCGCGGCCCGCGGGGCCGGCGCGAGGACGCCGCCGACCACGGTCCCGGCCCGCCGGCACGCGGGGCGCACGGTGTCGTACTCGCCGCGGCTCGACGGCCGCGCCGACCCGGGCGAGGTCGTGTGGGCCTGGGTGGCCTACGAGGACGACCCGCGACAGGGCAAGGACCGCCCGGTGCTCGTCGTCGGCCGGCAGGGGGCGACCGTGCTCGGGCTGATGCTGTCCAGCCAGCACGACCGAGACGGCCAGCGGCACTGGCTCGCCCTCGGCCCGGGCACGTGGGACCGGGAGGGCCGGCCGAGCTGGGTGCGACTGGACCGGGTGCTCGCGATCGACGAGCGGTCGATCCGCCGCGAGGGCGCGGTGCTGGACCGTCGCCGGTTCGACGCGGTGGCGGGCGAGCTGCGGACGGGCTACGGCTGGCGCTGA
- a CDS encoding SCO4848 family membrane protein, producing MVLSRRASWFLLAVGVWTWVIWPRFLRAIWADDRSWDDGPTSFFLVHAVLIGTSLAIGTAVGWIGWRGLRAARRPPAPQAEPQRQP from the coding sequence GTGGTCCTGTCCCGGCGCGCATCCTGGTTCCTGCTGGCCGTCGGCGTGTGGACGTGGGTCATCTGGCCGCGCTTCCTGCGCGCCATCTGGGCCGACGACCGGTCGTGGGACGACGGCCCGACCTCGTTCTTCCTCGTCCACGCGGTGCTGATCGGCACGTCGCTGGCGATCGGCACGGCCGTGGGGTGGATCGGGTGGCGGGGGCTGCGCGCGGCACGGCGCCCCCCGGCTCCGCAGGCCGAGCCTCAGCGCCAGCCGTAG